The genomic DNA TGACTAATAATTATCTAATGATATAATACATAATAGTGGTCACAGGGgacatttttctgcattgagtacttttatttttaatacttaTAAACGGTAAAATTTTCTGCAGGatctttacttgtaacagaggaTTTTTAATCTGAATTCTTCCTCCATCACTGCTTGTGTGTAAAGTGACTAAAATGATAGACAGCAAACCATTTTATTTGACACCATCCTTTTACAGTTGTCATCACATCCAATTTAGGAACCATAGGAGTGATTTACAGTGTTTAAATACAACATGACATGTCCATGAAACTGTAGGGGAAGACACTCTTAAAATGATTACAAAATTTgttaatttgttgttgttgtggcctTCAGTCAAGTGCACAAAATGTTGCAATATTATATAATCCAGTCACTCGCAATCAGGGCATGAAATGAAGCATGAAAATCAGATAATATGGAACTCTTAAATGTAAATAGAATGTAATATGCTGTTGTGCTGTTATACAATATATTACCTTTAAGGAAGCCATTGGCTTTTATTGTAAATCTTTATATACAGCCATCTTTATAATGAACATGCAAAATCAACCACAGAAATACACTATGAATATCATAGCAATCCCCCTTTACAACTAGTTGCTCAAATCATGAGCTAATAATAGCACTCAAATCCACAGCTGATATGCTATAGCTCCACCTTTTCCAGACAACTCAATTGGCTGGGGATGGTGCATGAAGCATGGTCATAATCAAGCTGTACATATGGCAGTACTACATTGTTGCACTCTTGTTCTTGTTCACACAGACCAACATACAGGTTCATGTCATTTAGCAAATAAACaatttaatcactttttagTGGGAACAGGAAAGGACAGCAGTTGCCTGTTGATCTCTCTCAGCTGAGCATCTAGAGTCTCTGTGGTTAGTGTTAGTTCTGCTAGTTCAGTCTGTAGGCTTGTGATGGTCTCGTTAAGCTCCTCTTCTTTGTGGCGAGAGTTAGCAGCCTGCCTGCTGTACTCCAGCACCATACATCCCCCACCAATGAGGAAGATGACTGCCTCTCCCAGCAACTCTGCACCCAGCTCTGCAGCCGTGTCCTCATTCAGTGGCTTAATGACGGAGCCCCGGAAGCCCATGATCCGCATCTTTGATCTCATCTCAACCCAGTGGTAAACTGTGAGAACATAGAACAAACAGTGTACAGTTCCAGTTAGACTTATGATAGTTAGTTCCAGTTCCAGTTAGATATGTTATCTGGGTGTATTTCACACTTGGACTTATGCTTCAAATGATCTCAAAGTGAACAGTTTGAAATACATGTGGGAATGCAAAGAGATACATGCGTTTACATACTTTTTGTTTCGTTTTTTTAGTTTGCGATGTACGCTTGACTTTGTAGGGAGCTTAGAGCACACTAATCCTCAAAAGCAGTTTGTTGGCATTAATTTTGAAGTCTGTACCAGAGGCCAAGCCTTTAACAACCACCACCAGCTGTGAACTAACACAAGATAAGATAaacctttattgatcccaagcAGGGGAATTTGGTTGTTGCATGAGCATAAGGATAGCATTACAGATGAGTAGATAACTTAGGTAAGAGGTctataacaacaaaaataatcataacaaaaaaaccaaaatagaactataCAAGAGCATTGGAGACAAAAATGACAAGGTAAAGTTGATAGTAGAGTAAAAATCAGAAGTTGATAGTAGAGTAAAAATCAGTAGTATAAAATGGTAAATTATAATATGGGCTATGAGATATAGTATAAGGTGAAAGGTAGTAACATACaccataacatacagtatagtacAGCTTCACACCCGAGTCGTTTCATTTTGTGTGAATAGTATACATGGTATAGTATAgttagagctagctagctataggCTTCTTAGTTTTTTACACCTGCTTTTGAGAGTTTTGCTAACGTTACAGTATAAATAAGTGTACTGTATACAGTTAGTATTTTGGCAGCTTTTAGTACGACTTAACTGTCAAATGCGTCTAAACAACAGAACACAGTGGCTTGTCAAAAATGTTTCCATATTCTGAACAGAAAGTGAGGCAAAAGCCATTCAGAGTGCTGTTTGTACTGACAGCAAAGCAAATGCTTTCATACAACCTGTTCAATGACACAGAAGGCCCGCCCTCACTGAGCTTGCCTGGCTGCTATTGGTCAACCAGATAAACCCATGGAAAGTATTGGATAAGAGATCTTGACAACTACAATCTAATTGGTTCTCGCAGCCCTCCTCGCTTTATCCCTCGTCTGGGTGTCTGACACGGCAATCTAGCGGTCATTGGTAGCCGTTAGCTCGGTTACTCACTCTGTGCCGGCGGCCCACAAATGTAAGTCTTAAAGAACTCGCTTCTCCGGGCTCCCGCTTTTATTCGGTTCGCTATAGGTTTGCTCATCTGCCTCACTCCGAGATAGAGGAGCTTGGCGATAGGGAAGGCACCGACAACCATCTTGGCGGAAACACTTTCCCAGCATAGGTTGGGACCGCACGTAGAGGTGACGCGGTGACGTTAAATGACGTCAGAAACCCGCCCACGTTTTTATGACGTCTGCAATACAtacgtttttgtatttttattatctTGACAAAatttcacattcacaaaagtttattttataatagaaacgctttatttatttattttataaatggaAGAAGACAGAAGCActttatcagaatcagaaattcAAAATCAGAAAAAGGGTTTATTGCCATGGAAAGTCTACacttggtggttggtgcatacataaacaaacaaacatactgaacattaatatgaaataaacaatacattCAAACCACGTATATACAAAATATCtgtttaacataagaaaaaggaggctgaatggattgagcaaaaaaaaatataggcctatatatgtgCAATGGGCAGGGGCAGTCCAGGATGTAGGTTAATGCAAAGTGTGGTGACTAAGGGCAGGTGGTGTTAAGAGTCAATGTCAGTGGGGCTCCGGGGCCTTGTTCATAAGGCTGACTGCAGAGGGGATGAAACTGTTttgtaccagatggtgatggagcagctgaggatggactcaatgatggcaGTGTAGAAGTTTACCATCATTGTCATTGACAAGTTGAAattcttcagctgccgcaggacaTCCTCTGCTTGGCTTTTTTGATGAGGGAGgtgatgttcagctcccacttcAGGTCCTGGGAGATGACTAATCAATAATCCCTCAATAGGGAATTTCAATTTTTACACTTTACTGTTGTTAcaatacacatgcacaaacaggacacacacacacacacacacacacacacacacacacacacacacacacacacacacacacacacacacacacacacacacacacatatatatgacaagctgttttaacatttaattgaACCACACTCCtatctgtaattacattttagataagCATAATAGCATTTTTCCTAGTCAAAATGATATTCTCACTAGTCAGAATGGTAATTAAAGATTTCCACAATAACATTCTTAATATTAGAAATCACAAGATATTTACAACTTTAATTGTAGCCTACTAGTCAAAACTACATTAAAGATATCTTTAGATACTTAAAGAACAAATTATGTGGCTGTTGTAAAGACTGGATATTTTTTGCAGATATATCTGCAATTTATATCTGCCTAGTCAAAAGGAACAATTCtaagggtgggggtgggtgaGGGTTGTTATTCTCGttcaattgtgtttgtatgtttaaaaatataaacaaaactaaaaattGATCATAAAAAAGGAACAATTCAGATATCCACAATGACATTCTTCCTATCCACAATGGTGATTTCAGACAAGTTTACGTTCTAGGACAAAATGAGATAACTTTTACCCTTCCTGTGTATAGGGCTTTCAATTTCACGTATCCTAAACATCATTATTTAAGCCAAGGAAGGTTAAATTCAAGGGCAACTGACTTTTGTCTGTCATTCTAAAGACTTTCCCAGTTCCTGTTAAATTAATGCATGAAAGGGGACAGCGCCGACTACTGGCTTTACTGGGTTTTGCAGCAGTAGGCCTACTCAGTGTTTGGATTTATGGGTAATCCACAGCAGAAATTTGGAGAAATGATGTGGGCTGTTTATGTCTGTCCATGCTGTCAAGATACCCATCTGAATTTCTACTGGTCCACACATAGACTGTTAACATAATTAATATTTATAGTCTATGGATCCACATCACAACattgcttttgctttttttttttctcacatacacaacataTAGTGAAATGGGTCCGCACCATAACTACGCCGGCGTACGCCTGCGGTGAGCCGAGTAGTGGCATctgtggcatttttttttattgtggcaTCAATATTTATTGCCAGAAAAAGTGCAAATTTACATATAATCATACAAAGCTATACAGAACACTATACAAGTATACAAagacacaaataagaaaacCAACATCGCCAGGGGTAGCACAACATTATATTAAAAGGGGGCCATAAATGTTTTTAGAGCCTTTTTGTTACGGGATTTAGAAATTAACTGTATGTAATGTTCAAACTCACGGAGTATAAAGTATATGAAGTATAAAGTatgctatgttttttttttactgctgaaTTTGAACAATCAGGTTGGCTATTTGTGAGGAATCATCCagacttttttgtcatttacaaATTGGTTCCCATATGACATAACGTGTGGAATAGATACAATTTCTTTCTTAAACATGGCACGTATGTTGTTATGCTATTGTTATTTTGAGGATGTTGAGAGAAACAACTTCCAATTTTCCCTATGCAATTTTCCAACTGGTGACTCGGCTGCAAAATAGGCAGAGCTCTGcctgtatttctattttataaAAGCATTATTGTATGGAAAGTTTGGTTCGATATTATTGCGCCTGATCTCTGTATTTTTAACTAACTCGGTAACGACTATGCTAATAACCTGCTAATGACACAATAATATAAACCTTGATCACTTTTAAAGACCCATGCTTGCACCCGTTGGCAAATGTTTTCCCTCCATTCAAGAGCTATGCACCGCCCTCGCCGGATTGTGCCCGGCTGTATGAAAAGGAGCGCACCCGGCTACGGCCACTGTCTGATTGGGTTGACGAAAACGTTTCTGTGCTTTGATTGGCTTCCAATTACAGAACACAGTTCCgcagtctgtttgtgtgttgacGTTATTGTAAGGAGCTCTTCAGACCACAACACAAGTCCATAAGCAAGGATAAAGTCAGCGTTCCACACCTCGGTTCGTAACTATGGCAGCTTTAAAATAATGTCCTACTGAAACATTACAAATGCATCTCCTGCATCACGGCTTCAACAGTTTTGTTTGATCAGCTAGCAAGCTAATGCTATTTCTAGCTAAGTTAGCTGCGGGGGTCCTTATCGACCAATATAACTTTAGCGTTAGCTAATAGCTGTATTGTGTGGACTTGGCAGTTGTTACAAGTGTTGCTCGTATTGAGCCGTTCGTTGCTCTTGGTGCAAGCTAGATGAATACATGTTCTTGGTATGTAAACGAGGCTAAGATAGCCAAGCTTCTCAGTGTGGTTTGCCAGAGAAGCTCCTCTTTTAACTGCATGTAGTTAGCCTAGAATCTTCCGTTGTTGACATGAGCGTTTGTCCAGTGTGATAGTAACGTCTTCAGAGTCAATACATACTACACCGTTAGTGGACTGTGCAGTTGTTTGGAAAATACTACATTGAAACAGATGACAACTGAATGTTGCTTTACCAAGTGGCTTTAGTGCATCAAGACCTGAATGAGAGATCATTAGAAATTCAgcattggcatttttttttggcatgtCATTTCTAGGggtatataaatgtgtgtgttttaaaccGGATGTTTTCACTCGATTATATTTGTCTCACTGCATGTATGATAATCAATCATATAAGCTACTGAAGTGTTTTGTGATGGTATTCTGGTCATCCATCATCCACTCCAGCTCCCGAGaagcagtggcagcaaaaagtgtcctgtcctgttagtagtgtcctaaggagtgtcccgggacagtcagacactgtcctgtgacttgcatgactgtcccgggacagtcaaacactgtcctgtacactgtcccgtgactcccagacactgtcctgtgactcccatgatgactgtcccgggacactcctcaggacactactaacaggacaggacCGTTtttgctgctactgctgctggaGACCAGGGCTACCCTAAGGTGCTCTCAGGTTAGCTATGAAATAGAATTCTATCAGCATGTTCAGGATCagcttaaagggatactcctGACCATCTGACCTGCCTGGAATACTGCAACAGAGTCATGACTGGGAAGTATCTTAATTAAATGTTGGAACACCTTAATTGTCTCCCTTTTTAATGCTTAATAGCAACCGTTTTACTTAAGCTCCCCTGGATGTCTGAGCTCCTGACCCTGAACCTAAAGGTGACTTCAGACACACTATGTAGGAATCTCATTGCAGTCGCTCAATCTGCAGTCGTACTCTTTTGTTACTCTTATGATCATGACCGAGTGAAGGTTGGAACATCACGTTTCACAACAGCCTGCATGGCTGCGGTCGCTGCAGCGATTGGGCTGCTGTTTCCCCACAATCAGCCTCTACTTAAATACACCATgaacagggtttttcctggctcagaatggacCTTTTGGGGGTTGACTAGGCATGGCAGTAAGCATCATCGGTCCgcgtacagtaaaggcaatgagtTTGTGTtgccttatttgacagaaatctatgcattttcctgttatttctgacaatttgataaacaaaaatgtatattatgcttgagtaaatgaaaccccaattaacaaaactggttaaaaCTGGAATATTTCAACATAAGAATGACGTTTGCAGTTGTGGTTGTTGACTGTTTTCATGAACAGTTGTTTTGTCCATGTTGTGTCTGTCTGGTtgacagtagtctatatccacgacgttcctcttctgggattg from Perca fluviatilis chromosome 2, GENO_Pfluv_1.0, whole genome shotgun sequence includes the following:
- the opa3 gene encoding optic atrophy 3 protein homolog yields the protein MVVGAFPIAKLLYLGVRQMSKPIANRIKAGARRSEFFKTYICGPPAQIYHWVEMRSKMRIMGFRGSVIKPLNEDTAAELGAELLGEAVIFLIGGGCMVLEYSRQAANSRHKEEELNETITSLQTELAELTLTTETLDAQLREINRQLLSFPVPTKK